A genomic stretch from Chitinophaga agri includes:
- a CDS encoding cob(I)yrinic acid a,c-diamide adenosyltransferase — MAFKIYTKTGDKGKTALIGGTKVPKSDLRIDAYGTVDELNSYIGLVSDYLTSYPDTVSLLREIQDRLFTIGASLACDPDKDTKMRIPDLHAADITLLEDSIDKMNEVLPEMKSFILPGGHVAVSTCHVARCVCRRAERLCVGLQEQQQFIEPLVLQYVNRLSDYLFVLARWIGHTFQVAEIPWKPRV, encoded by the coding sequence ATGGCTTTTAAGATCTACACCAAAACAGGCGATAAGGGTAAAACAGCCCTGATCGGTGGTACCAAGGTGCCTAAAAGCGATCTGCGTATTGACGCCTACGGCACCGTAGACGAACTGAATTCCTATATCGGGCTGGTCAGCGACTATCTGACCAGTTATCCCGATACTGTCAGCCTTTTAAGGGAGATACAGGACCGTTTGTTTACGATAGGCGCCTCGCTGGCCTGTGACCCTGACAAGGACACCAAAATGCGTATTCCCGACCTGCATGCGGCCGACATTACTTTACTGGAAGACAGTATCGATAAAATGAATGAGGTGCTGCCGGAAATGAAATCTTTCATCCTTCCGGGGGGGCATGTGGCCGTATCGACCTGCCATGTTGCCCGTTGTGTATGCAGAAGGGCGGAACGGCTTTGTGTGGGGCTGCAGGAGCAGCAGCAGTTCATTGAACCGCTGGTGCTGCAATATGTGAACCGCCTGAGCGATTATCTTTTTGTACTGGCCCGTTGGATAGGTCATACCTTCCAGGTAGCCGAAATACCCTGGAAACCCAGGGTCTGA
- a CDS encoding ABC transporter ATP-binding protein, protein MLTARNLTKNYSNLHVLRDVSVSVSKGEIVTIVGSSGAGKSTLLHILGTLDTPSSGEVWLNDVNLGLLKGNALADFRNKHMGFIFQFHHLLPEFSALENVCIPGYIAGNRKSAVKERAVYLLETLGLSGRLEHKPNQLSGGEQQRVAVARALINQPDIVMADEPTGNLDSKNARELHQLFIELRDKFQQTFIIVTHNEELAPMSNRQLVMKDGGIVGEIATPVTGKL, encoded by the coding sequence ATGCTAACCGCTCGCAATCTAACCAAAAATTATTCCAACTTACATGTCCTGAGAGATGTAAGTGTTTCCGTTTCGAAAGGAGAGATCGTTACTATTGTTGGCTCTTCGGGTGCCGGAAAAAGCACCCTGCTGCACATACTGGGTACACTGGATACTCCCAGTTCCGGAGAAGTATGGCTGAATGATGTCAATCTGGGTTTACTAAAGGGTAACGCGCTGGCTGATTTCAGAAATAAGCATATGGGCTTTATTTTCCAGTTCCATCATCTTTTACCGGAGTTCTCTGCCCTGGAAAACGTTTGTATACCTGGTTATATTGCGGGTAACCGTAAGTCCGCTGTAAAGGAAAGAGCCGTGTATTTACTCGAGACCCTGGGACTTTCCGGCCGGCTGGAACACAAACCGAATCAGTTATCAGGCGGAGAACAGCAAAGAGTGGCCGTAGCGCGCGCTTTGATCAATCAGCCGGACATAGTAATGGCCGACGAGCCAACGGGCAACCTGGACTCTAAAAATGCCCGGGAATTGCATCAGTTGTTCATTGAACTGAGAGATAAATTTCAGCAGACCTTCATCATCGTGACGCACAACGAAGAGCTGGCTCCGATGAGTAACAGGCAGCTGGTGATGAAAGATGGGGGAATTGTAGGAGAGATCGCCACTCCGGTAACAGGGAAGCTATAA
- the trpS gene encoding tryptophan--tRNA ligase, whose product MATSKEIVVSGIRSTGYLHLGNYFGAIRNYIRMQETFNCYFFVADWHSLTTHPDPKDLRGNVFRVLAENIASGLDPEKVALYVQSDVPEIAELYLLLNMLAYMGELEKVPTFKDKVRLQPQNVNAGLLTYPVLMSADILIHRAVKVPVGKDQEQHLEMARNYAQRFNSRYGDLFPEPMAFNFGDNLVKIPSLDGVGKMSKSENQMATLYLSDDDELIRKKMKKAKTDSGPVEPGMPMPESIENLFLLMDQVSTPDVIKHFRDAYDNQSLRYGDMKAQLGDDMVNFIAPIREKALALQNDATYLNRIMKEGAEKARESAAQTLQQARKLIGIHYY is encoded by the coding sequence ATGGCTACATCAAAAGAAATAGTGGTAAGCGGAATCCGCTCTACCGGGTATTTACATTTAGGCAATTATTTTGGAGCTATCCGTAACTACATCAGGATGCAGGAAACTTTTAACTGTTATTTTTTTGTAGCTGACTGGCATTCCCTGACTACACATCCTGATCCTAAGGACCTGCGTGGCAATGTGTTCCGCGTACTGGCAGAAAATATCGCATCTGGTCTTGATCCTGAAAAAGTGGCACTGTATGTACAGAGTGACGTACCGGAGATCGCCGAATTATACCTGTTGCTGAACATGCTGGCATATATGGGTGAACTTGAGAAAGTACCCACATTTAAAGATAAGGTACGTCTGCAGCCGCAGAACGTAAATGCTGGTCTATTGACTTATCCCGTGCTCATGAGTGCGGATATCCTGATCCACCGTGCGGTAAAAGTGCCGGTAGGTAAAGACCAGGAGCAGCATCTGGAAATGGCACGTAACTATGCCCAGCGGTTTAACAGCCGTTACGGAGATTTATTCCCCGAGCCGATGGCATTTAACTTTGGAGATAACCTGGTAAAAATACCAAGCCTGGATGGAGTAGGTAAAATGAGTAAGAGTGAAAATCAGATGGCAACCTTGTATTTATCTGATGATGATGAACTGATCCGCAAAAAAATGAAGAAGGCAAAAACAGATAGCGGACCAGTTGAACCAGGTATGCCTATGCCGGAAAGTATTGAAAATCTTTTCCTGTTAATGGATCAGGTATCAACACCTGACGTCATCAAACATTTCAGAGATGCATATGACAACCAGTCTCTCCGTTACGGTGATATGAAAGCACAGTTAGGTGACGACATGGTTAACTTCATTGCGCCGATCAGAGAAAAGGCGCTCGCATTGCAGAATGACGCCACTTACCTGAACCGTATTATGAAAGAAGGTGCGGAAAAAGCACGGGAAAGTGCGGCACAGACTTTGCAACAAGCGAGAAAACTCATAGGTATTCACTATTATTAA
- a CDS encoding ABC transporter ATP-binding protein encodes MHPNSVIHLEDIRKSYFIGKNELPVLKGINMDILKNEYVALMGPSGSGKSTLMNMLGCLDTPTHGRYVLSGHDVSKMEDDALARVRNKEIGFVFQQFNLMPRLSALENVAVPLIYAGVNKKDREDKARFMLEKVGLGQRYKHKPNELSGGQCQRVAIARALVNDPSLILADEPTGNLDTKTSVEIMDIFGKIHASGNTVVLVTHEEDIAAHARRVIRLRDGLIESDRLNAEILAEAVKS; translated from the coding sequence ATGCACCCAAATTCCGTCATCCATTTAGAAGACATCCGTAAGAGCTATTTCATCGGTAAAAATGAACTGCCGGTACTGAAAGGTATCAACATGGACATTTTGAAAAATGAATATGTAGCCCTGATGGGACCTTCCGGTTCCGGTAAATCCACGTTGATGAACATGCTGGGCTGCCTTGACACCCCTACCCATGGTAGATATGTCCTGAGCGGTCACGATGTAAGCAAAATGGAAGACGATGCCCTGGCCAGGGTGCGTAACAAAGAAATCGGCTTTGTATTCCAGCAGTTCAACCTGATGCCACGCCTCAGCGCGCTGGAAAACGTAGCTGTTCCCCTGATCTATGCCGGTGTAAATAAAAAAGACCGGGAAGATAAAGCCCGCTTCATGCTGGAAAAAGTAGGTCTGGGGCAACGTTACAAACACAAACCGAACGAACTCTCCGGTGGTCAGTGCCAGCGTGTGGCCATTGCCCGCGCCCTGGTGAACGACCCTTCTCTTATACTCGCGGATGAACCGACCGGTAACCTGGATACCAAGACCTCTGTAGAGATCATGGACATCTTCGGTAAGATCCACGCTTCCGGCAATACCGTTGTACTGGTCACCCACGAAGAGGACATCGCTGCACATGCCCGTCGTGTGATACGCCTGCGCGATGGATTAATTGAATCTGACAGGCTGAATGCAGAGATCCTCGCTGAAGCCGTAAAATCATAA
- a CDS encoding ComEA family DNA-binding protein yields the protein MKLSIAVLLTGLCGTMHAWSQTIPEQTAADETQLEHYVAHTDNVPEDDHHWQQLQVYTRHKINLNTAGIAVLRSLQLVSPLQLEQFIRYRRQMGKLLSVYELQAIPGFDAQLISKLLPYVRAGNELEPDYSWKDYIKKGENTLLWRYGRQIEKSRGYLHTDTTTPHYMGSPDKLLLRYRYNLTHYISWGIVMEKDAGEAFLKGAQQHGFDFYSMHLFISKYRCVKALAIGDFTVNMGQGLLNWQSLAFGKGAAVMSVKREGDLLKPYASAGEYNFFRGLGITIAHRQLSATAFVSGRQLDGSITGNSGYHRTAAETAKQGTLSQFTAGGNISVEGATGKLGFNFIQHHFSTPVQKGHAPYQLFAFEGNNLSGVSTDYEITWRNMHFFGEAAISNNGRTAILSSLLISAGAHADLVLLHRRYDKGYHALYADAFAEFYKPVNEEGLYTGISVKLNSRLRVNAYADHFIFPWLQYRAAAPASGSDHMIAMTYTPDKQTEFFLRYSRVVKEENSTDPQRFIPALTTVRKQSWRLQYKLQPAVGLTIKSRIEVNNYIRKDNREEGWLLFQEMLYQFQRTPLQLYVRYTRFMTDGSKNTLYTITTGMLYEYALSRLSGEGHQFQCRVRWKCAKRTTCWFRYELILYANVDHIGNGWEEVNGRKKSALQCQIQHLF from the coding sequence ATGAAATTAAGTATTGCAGTGCTGCTGACAGGACTGTGCGGCACTATGCATGCCTGGTCACAAACAATACCTGAACAGACGGCAGCTGATGAGACGCAGCTGGAGCATTACGTTGCACACACCGACAATGTACCGGAAGATGATCATCACTGGCAGCAATTACAGGTATATACACGGCATAAGATCAATTTAAATACAGCCGGTATAGCAGTACTCCGGTCATTGCAGCTGGTTTCTCCCCTGCAGCTGGAACAGTTTATCAGGTATCGCCGGCAGATGGGAAAGCTGCTGAGTGTGTATGAGCTGCAGGCGATACCGGGCTTTGATGCACAGCTTATCAGCAAGTTGTTGCCATATGTGCGCGCAGGCAATGAGCTGGAACCTGACTATAGCTGGAAAGACTATATCAAAAAAGGAGAAAATACATTGTTATGGAGGTATGGCAGACAAATAGAAAAGAGTCGTGGTTATCTGCATACAGATACTACAACACCCCATTACATGGGGAGTCCGGATAAGCTCTTACTGCGTTACCGGTATAATCTCACGCATTATATCAGCTGGGGCATAGTGATGGAAAAAGATGCAGGAGAAGCGTTTTTAAAAGGAGCACAGCAACATGGATTTGACTTTTATAGCATGCATCTCTTTATTAGCAAATACCGTTGTGTCAAAGCGCTGGCCATAGGTGATTTTACGGTGAATATGGGGCAGGGATTGTTAAACTGGCAATCCCTGGCCTTCGGCAAAGGCGCTGCTGTAATGTCCGTAAAACGGGAAGGAGACTTACTAAAGCCGTATGCCTCCGCAGGAGAATATAATTTCTTCAGAGGCCTGGGGATAACGATAGCACATCGGCAACTCAGTGCGACGGCGTTTGTATCGGGGCGACAGCTGGATGGAAGTATTACCGGCAACAGCGGATATCATCGTACAGCCGCAGAAACAGCGAAGCAGGGCACATTATCGCAGTTCACTGCCGGTGGTAATATCAGCGTGGAAGGGGCTACTGGTAAACTGGGTTTTAATTTCATACAGCATCATTTTTCAACACCGGTGCAAAAGGGCCATGCACCTTATCAGTTGTTTGCATTTGAAGGAAATAACCTGTCTGGTGTGAGTACTGATTATGAGATCACGTGGAGAAATATGCACTTTTTTGGAGAAGCTGCGATAAGTAACAATGGCAGGACTGCTATACTCAGTAGTCTCTTGATAAGTGCAGGCGCCCACGCCGATCTGGTATTGTTACATCGCCGGTATGATAAGGGGTATCATGCTTTGTATGCGGATGCATTTGCAGAATTTTATAAGCCTGTGAATGAAGAAGGACTATACACCGGTATCAGTGTAAAGCTGAACAGTCGTCTAAGGGTAAATGCATATGCAGATCACTTTATTTTTCCGTGGTTACAATACAGGGCGGCGGCACCGGCCAGTGGCAGTGATCATATGATCGCAATGACCTATACGCCAGATAAACAGACAGAATTTTTTCTGCGATACAGCCGTGTTGTAAAAGAGGAAAACAGCACGGATCCGCAACGTTTTATTCCTGCCTTGACGACTGTACGGAAACAGAGCTGGCGCTTGCAATATAAACTGCAACCGGCAGTGGGACTAACTATTAAAAGCAGGATAGAAGTGAACAACTATATCCGGAAAGACAACAGGGAGGAGGGATGGTTATTATTCCAGGAGATGTTGTATCAGTTCCAGCGAACGCCGTTGCAGCTATATGTAAGGTATACCCGGTTTATGACCGATGGAAGTAAGAATACTTTATATACGATCACTACCGGCATGCTATATGAATACGCGTTGTCACGCTTAAGTGGGGAAGGGCATCAGTTCCAGTGCCGGGTGCGCTGGAAGTGTGCAAAAAGGACGACGTGCTGGTTCAGATATGAATTAATACTATATGCAAATGTTGATCACATCGGAAATGGATGGGAGGAAGTGAATGGACGTAAGAAAAGTGCCTTGCAATGTCAGATTCAACACTTATTCTAG
- a CDS encoding SusC/RagA family TonB-linked outer membrane protein, protein MKKRALLFFTILMVSVTLTYAQQRQITGKVTGADGSPIPFATVQIKGTTSGTTSDQEGNFKLTVTGANPVLTIRSVGYATIDYTVGAAAAFTVKLNEEDKNLQEVVVTALGITRKKNELAYSAQTVQAEELNRTRDPNVVNSLSGKVAGLEVRRNSTMGGSTNIVLRGNKSFQNSNQALFVVDGVPIDNSVANTTDQATGRGGFDYGNAASDINADDIANVSVLKGAAAAALYGSRAANGVIMITTKKGRQGMGVTVNTGLTVGTMDKSTFPKYQKQYGAGYYDEEDNTYQSPDGRFWYADIDGDGTRDLVVPMKEDASFGAKFDPNLMVFNYQSLDPASPYYKKARPWVAGAHDPSYFYKNTLTTNNSVAVDGGNDKGNFKLGYTKTVENGMIPNARLVKDMVNFGASYKLSNKLTASASVNMSKIDGKGRYGTGYDEYNVNQAFRQWWQMNIDMKDQEEDYKRNRLNKSWNLTSPTNPIPTYTDNFYFMRNENYERDGRIRYFGNITLNYQINSWLSVLGRSSMDTYDQWQEERNAVGSKNPSSYSRYDGSFAENNYDLILNVDKQLNTQFKLTGLVGGNIRRTHAKYIRASTNGGLVVPNLYSLSNSKNPILAPEEADSLMQVNGVFASAGLGYKNMLFLDLSARRDESSTLPAGKNSYYYPAASLGFTFSEVVKAPWLTYGKVRVNYAEVGNSAPAQALYDPYDKPTGFGSTPIFSVPSVKRNSDLKPERTKAFETGAEIALFDNRVSFDVTYYVSKSIDQILRLPVSRATGYDQMFVNAGTIQNKGVEVSLGVTPVKLKDFSWTMNINWSLNRSKVLDLPQGVDFIQLSATALQSGVTVGHAMGQAYGVIRGKDFVYDKATGKPIVENREGQAVLPGYYQISSSSNEVIGNYTPKWIGGITNTLRYKGLSLGFLIDIKKGGDTYSLDQAYGQSTGIYEESVRLNDKGVSIREDVSKGGGIIFDGVTPDGKPNEQRVRVSGTRGLGVNGFPNKAYIYDAGYVKLREVSLTYSLPGSWINNLKAFKGIDLSLLGRNLWIIHKNVPYADPEENLSAGNIQGYQSGVYPTYRNFGFNVRFRF, encoded by the coding sequence ATGAAGAAAAGAGCGTTACTCTTTTTCACCATTCTCATGGTGAGTGTAACCCTGACGTATGCTCAACAGCGTCAGATTACGGGTAAGGTCACCGGTGCAGACGGGTCACCTATACCTTTTGCCACTGTACAAATTAAAGGGACAACCAGCGGAACAACATCAGATCAGGAAGGTAACTTCAAATTGACTGTAACAGGTGCAAACCCTGTGCTGACAATCAGAAGCGTAGGTTATGCAACAATTGATTACACAGTTGGTGCAGCTGCTGCTTTCACGGTGAAACTGAATGAGGAGGACAAAAATTTACAGGAGGTTGTAGTAACAGCTCTTGGTATTACCAGGAAAAAGAATGAGCTGGCCTATTCAGCTCAGACTGTTCAGGCAGAAGAACTGAACAGAACACGTGATCCAAACGTTGTAAACTCCCTGTCCGGTAAAGTAGCCGGTCTGGAAGTGAGAAGGAACAGCACCATGGGCGGTTCCACCAACATCGTTTTACGTGGTAACAAATCATTCCAGAACTCAAACCAGGCATTATTCGTAGTAGATGGAGTTCCTATCGATAACTCCGTTGCCAACACAACTGACCAGGCCACAGGCCGTGGTGGTTTTGACTACGGTAACGCTGCTTCCGATATCAACGCTGATGACATCGCTAACGTAAGTGTACTGAAAGGTGCTGCTGCTGCTGCACTGTACGGTTCCCGTGCGGCGAACGGTGTGATCATGATCACTACCAAAAAAGGCAGACAAGGTATGGGTGTAACCGTAAATACCGGTCTGACTGTTGGTACGATGGACAAGAGCACTTTCCCTAAGTATCAGAAACAATATGGTGCTGGTTACTATGATGAGGAAGATAATACTTACCAGTCTCCTGATGGACGTTTCTGGTATGCTGACATAGACGGCGACGGTACAAGAGATTTAGTAGTACCAATGAAGGAAGATGCGTCTTTCGGTGCTAAATTCGATCCGAACCTGATGGTGTTCAACTATCAGTCACTCGATCCGGCATCTCCTTACTACAAAAAGGCAAGACCTTGGGTAGCTGGTGCACACGATCCTTCCTATTTCTACAAGAACACACTCACTACCAATAACAGCGTCGCTGTGGATGGTGGTAATGATAAAGGTAATTTCAAACTCGGATACACCAAAACAGTTGAAAACGGTATGATCCCTAACGCCCGTCTGGTAAAAGACATGGTGAACTTCGGGGCTTCTTATAAACTGTCTAACAAACTGACTGCCAGCGCAAGCGTTAACATGTCTAAGATCGATGGTAAAGGCCGTTACGGTACTGGTTATGACGAGTATAACGTGAACCAGGCTTTCCGTCAGTGGTGGCAGATGAACATTGACATGAAGGATCAGGAAGAGGATTACAAAAGAAACAGACTGAATAAGTCCTGGAACCTGACCAGCCCTACCAACCCGATCCCGACTTATACGGATAACTTCTATTTCATGAGAAATGAAAACTATGAAAGAGATGGTCGTATCCGTTACTTTGGTAACATCACCCTGAACTATCAGATCAACAGCTGGTTATCCGTACTGGGTAGATCAAGCATGGATACTTATGATCAGTGGCAGGAAGAGCGTAATGCAGTAGGTAGTAAAAACCCTTCTTCTTATTCAAGATACGATGGTTCTTTCGCCGAGAACAACTACGACCTGATATTGAATGTTGACAAACAACTGAACACCCAGTTTAAACTGACCGGTTTAGTGGGTGGTAACATCAGACGTACACACGCTAAGTACATCCGTGCTTCCACCAATGGTGGTCTGGTTGTACCAAACTTATATTCTCTTTCCAACTCAAAGAACCCGATCCTCGCTCCTGAGGAAGCGGATAGCTTAATGCAGGTAAATGGTGTTTTCGCCAGTGCAGGCCTGGGTTACAAGAATATGTTGTTCTTAGATCTGTCTGCACGTCGTGATGAGTCATCTACACTGCCAGCTGGTAAAAACTCTTATTACTATCCTGCAGCATCCTTAGGCTTCACCTTCTCTGAAGTAGTGAAAGCACCATGGCTGACCTATGGTAAAGTACGTGTGAACTATGCAGAAGTAGGTAACAGTGCTCCTGCACAGGCATTGTACGATCCGTACGATAAGCCAACCGGTTTTGGCAGCACACCGATCTTCTCCGTTCCTTCAGTAAAGAGAAATTCAGACCTGAAACCTGAGCGTACAAAAGCGTTTGAAACAGGTGCTGAAATCGCTTTGTTTGACAATCGTGTAAGCTTCGATGTTACTTACTATGTTTCCAAATCAATTGACCAGATCTTAAGACTGCCTGTTTCAAGAGCCACCGGTTACGATCAGATGTTCGTAAACGCTGGTACTATCCAGAACAAGGGTGTGGAAGTAAGCCTGGGTGTAACGCCTGTTAAATTGAAAGACTTCTCCTGGACCATGAACATTAACTGGTCACTGAACAGAAGTAAAGTACTGGACCTGCCACAGGGTGTTGATTTCATTCAGTTAAGTGCCACTGCACTCCAGAGCGGTGTGACTGTTGGTCACGCAATGGGTCAGGCTTATGGCGTTATCCGTGGTAAGGACTTCGTTTATGACAAAGCAACCGGCAAACCGATCGTAGAGAACAGGGAAGGCCAGGCTGTATTGCCGGGTTATTACCAGATCAGTTCTTCTTCCAATGAGGTGATCGGTAACTATACACCAAAATGGATCGGTGGTATCACCAATACACTCCGTTACAAAGGCCTGTCACTCGGCTTCCTCATCGATATCAAGAAAGGTGGTGATACTTACTCCCTCGACCAGGCTTACGGCCAGTCAACTGGTATCTATGAAGAGAGCGTAAGACTGAATGACAAAGGCGTATCTATCAGAGAAGACGTTTCAAAAGGTGGTGGTATCATCTTCGACGGTGTAACACCTGATGGTAAACCTAACGAACAGCGTGTACGTGTGAGCGGTACCCGTGGTTTAGGTGTGAATGGCTTCCCTAACAAAGCGTACATCTATGATGCCGGCTACGTAAAACTGCGTGAGGTATCACTGACTTACTCTCTGCCAGGTAGCTGGATTAATAATCTGAAAGCATTTAAAGGCATTGACCTGAGCCTGCTGGGTCGTAACCTGTGGATCATCCACAAAAATGTTCCTTATGCTGATCCTGAAGAGAACCTGTCAGCAGGTAACATCCAGGGTTATCAAAGTGGTGTGTATCCTACTTACCGCAACTTTGGTTTTAACGTAAGATTCAGATTCTAA
- a CDS encoding deoxynucleoside kinase, giving the protein MTKQSKIKHIAIAGNIGAGKTTLTKLLAQHYKWSPQFEDVEHNPYLNDFYEEMPRWSFNLQIYFLHGRLRQLLDIQQGEQIVIQDRTIYEDAHIFAPNLYEMGLMTKRDFDNYFSFFETLKSMVKPPDLLIYLRASVPTLVAQIQKRGREYEENIRLDYLKRLNEFYNNWIEKYAEGPLLIIDVDKNKFPESDEDLGEIISKIDSQLHGLF; this is encoded by the coding sequence ATGACAAAACAAAGTAAGATCAAACATATAGCTATCGCCGGGAATATCGGCGCAGGAAAAACCACACTTACCAAGCTGCTGGCACAACACTACAAATGGTCACCCCAGTTTGAAGACGTTGAACATAATCCTTACCTGAACGACTTCTACGAAGAGATGCCGCGCTGGTCATTCAACCTGCAGATCTACTTCCTGCACGGACGTTTGAGACAGCTGCTGGATATTCAGCAGGGAGAGCAGATCGTCATACAGGACCGTACCATATACGAAGATGCGCACATCTTTGCGCCGAACCTGTATGAAATGGGACTGATGACTAAACGGGACTTTGATAATTATTTCAGCTTCTTCGAAACGTTAAAGTCAATGGTGAAACCACCGGACCTGCTTATCTATCTGCGTGCCTCTGTACCTACCCTGGTGGCACAGATCCAGAAAAGAGGAAGAGAATATGAAGAAAATATCCGGTTGGATTATCTGAAAAGACTCAACGAATTCTATAATAACTGGATCGAAAAATATGCCGAAGGGCCTTTGCTGATCATCGATGTGGATAAGAACAAATTCCCCGAGAGTGATGAAGATCTTGGTGAGATCATATCAAAGATAGACTCTCAGTTACATGGTTTGTTCTGA
- the gatC gene encoding Asp-tRNA(Asn)/Glu-tRNA(Gln) amidotransferase subunit GatC, which yields MEVNETLVQQLADLARLEFNEQEKTAIKGDLQRMITFVEKLNELDTTDVKPLLHMTADRNVLREDVLVPSITREEGLQNAPAANDQYFKVPKVIRK from the coding sequence ATGGAAGTGAATGAGACGCTGGTACAGCAACTGGCAGACCTGGCAAGGCTTGAGTTCAACGAACAGGAAAAAACAGCAATTAAAGGCGATCTGCAACGTATGATCACCTTCGTGGAAAAACTGAACGAGCTGGATACCACTGACGTAAAACCATTATTACACATGACAGCAGACAGGAACGTGCTGAGGGAAGACGTGCTGGTCCCTTCCATAACCCGCGAAGAAGGCCTGCAGAATGCGCCTGCTGCCAATGACCAGTACTTCAAAGTACCTAAGGTCATCAGGAAGTAG
- a CDS encoding SusD/RagB family nutrient-binding outer membrane lipoprotein gives MKKIFVYISALVLATSCSDLDSLNSDPKKALVVPGEMVFSAAEKSLFDLMTSNNVNTNVFRLLAQQQSQVTYLDESRYDLASRNVPQSFWHGMYRDVLKDLYTSKSLIEGVPALSDADQVVKENKLAIIDITEVYAYFVLVTAFGDLPYTGAFDVASLSPAYDNQKTVYLDLLTRLKADVEKLETAQGSFGSQDLVYGGDVSKWVKFANSLRLKMGLIALEDAATAAAGTTAINESAGNVISSNADNFRLQYLPVQPNTNPIWIDLVQSNRADYVPANTLVNLMNSVNDPRRPFYFTAVGGAYVGGVYGSGADYETTSHISAKVTAADFEALLIDYAEVEFALAEAAARGGLTVTGTPAEHYTAGITASIKYWGGSDAQVAAYLLQPSVAYATATGTWQQKIGTQKYIALYNRGYDAWTEWRRFNFPVFNVPTGMTYANIPVRLTYPVSEQNLNKGNYDKASAALGTGGDALSTKLFWDK, from the coding sequence ATGAAAAAGATATTTGTATACATATCAGCGCTGGTCCTGGCCACTTCCTGTTCGGACCTGGACAGCCTGAATAGCGACCCGAAAAAGGCATTAGTGGTGCCTGGTGAAATGGTATTTAGTGCTGCGGAGAAGTCATTGTTTGACCTGATGACATCAAACAATGTGAATACAAACGTATTCAGGCTCCTGGCGCAACAGCAATCACAGGTGACCTACTTGGATGAGAGCCGTTATGATCTGGCATCACGTAACGTGCCACAGTCTTTCTGGCATGGCATGTACAGAGATGTACTGAAAGATCTGTATACTTCAAAATCACTGATTGAAGGCGTTCCTGCTTTATCAGATGCAGATCAGGTTGTTAAAGAGAACAAGTTAGCCATTATCGATATTACAGAGGTGTATGCTTACTTTGTACTGGTAACTGCTTTCGGTGATCTGCCATACACCGGTGCTTTTGATGTTGCATCACTGTCTCCGGCTTACGACAATCAGAAAACAGTGTACCTTGACCTGCTGACCCGTCTGAAAGCGGATGTTGAAAAACTGGAAACTGCTCAGGGTAGCTTCGGTAGCCAGGACCTGGTATACGGTGGCGATGTTTCCAAATGGGTAAAATTTGCCAACTCCCTGAGACTGAAAATGGGGCTGATCGCCCTGGAGGATGCAGCAACTGCTGCTGCAGGTACAACTGCGATCAATGAATCGGCAGGGAATGTGATCTCTTCCAATGCCGACAACTTCCGCTTGCAATACCTGCCAGTACAGCCAAACACCAATCCTATCTGGATTGACCTGGTACAGAGCAACCGTGCGGACTATGTACCTGCCAACACACTGGTGAACCTGATGAACTCCGTAAATGACCCACGTCGTCCTTTCTACTTCACAGCAGTAGGTGGTGCATATGTTGGTGGCGTTTATGGTTCAGGTGCTGATTATGAAACCACTTCTCATATTAGTGCGAAAGTAACCGCTGCTGATTTTGAAGCACTGCTGATCGATTATGCTGAAGTAGAGTTTGCACTCGCTGAGGCAGCAGCACGTGGTGGCCTGACAGTAACTGGTACGCCGGCAGAACACTATACAGCTGGTATCACTGCTTCCATCAAATACTGGGGCGGCTCTGATGCTCAGGTTGCTGCCTACCTGTTACAGCCATCTGTAGCTTATGCTACTGCTACCGGTACCTGGCAGCAGAAGATCGGTACACAGAAATATATTGCACTGTATAACAGAGGGTACGACGCATGGACAGAATGGAGAAGATTTAACTTCCCTGTGTTCAACGTGCCAACTGGCATGACCTACGCTAATATTCCGGTAAGATTAACTTATCCTGTTAGTGAGCAGAACCTGAACAAAGGTAACTATGATAAGGCGTCAGCTGCTCTCGGCACTGGCGGTGATGCACTGAGTACCAAATTGTTCTGGGACAAATAA